CCTAAGCCAAGAAACTCCGAAAATCACCGTTCAGATTCAGATCTACTGCTCCTCCATTGCCGTTTTGATCTCAAATGTCCAACTTTCATTGTATAGTCAATCAGTTTTGGTAGATTCCTTTTCATAGATCTCGCTCTCTGCTGCATTTCCATACATGCCCTAAATTTGTCGCCATCTAATCTGGGAACCCTACTTTTTGCAGTTCACAGTCGAGCATCGTGACGGCTTTTCCGTGGAAATTATTGTGATCTTGTAATATCACCAGAAGACCTAATTTTTTACTTGAATTTGGTCTGCATATGATAAGCTGAAACGCGAGGTTTCAGTCTTGTGTACTGGGCCATCTCTGCGTCAAATGTCGCGAAATGTTTTGCGTTTCGAATCTGAGCAATTTAGGTTTTAATTTGAAGGGATTCCACAGATCTTCGTAGCTTCGGATCAGCAGCTCCCATGGGTTCTTCGCAATCCGTACAAGTAGACGAAGAAGAGGACGAGGAtgaagaggaggaggaagaagaaggcgACCATAATGTCGACGGCACAGATATAAGAAGAGGGCTGGACAACCATTCGGAGAAGAAGGTTCTCGAACAAGAGCCGGAGATGCTGCCGTGCCACGCTTCCGCATCTCCTTTGTCCCCTCAGCTCTCCGCCCTCGGCACGCCCCGTCTCGGGCCGTCGATCAAGGTGTGGGACCCCTACAACGTCCTCGCTCCCCCGCCACCGCCGCCGCCGCCTCCCCGTTTCTCGAGGAGCTTCTCCTTAGACACACTCGACGACGATCGGACGGTGACAGAGGTCTTCCTGATCAGCCATGGGGAGTGCGAGATGAGCCTGAGGCCGGATTTGGTCGCCGGCCGGTGCCCGGAGACGGCACTGACATCCAACGGGAAGCGGCAGGCGAGGGCTCTGGCGGTGTTCTTGAATTCGCAGGGGGTTCGGTTCAATGCGGTTTATTCGTCGCCGTTGGATCGGGCTAGAGCAACTGCGGTTTCAGTCTGCCAGGTATTTTGATCCACTTGCTTTAGTTCAACTCTTCCTTGATTTGATTGTTGTCTTTTCAGATTTTTAGGGTATAACTCTGTGGCATTAAATGCTTGCCGAGTCTTGAATTGATATTTTGAAGAGCCCTAGTTGGGAATAAGGAAAGTAGAAATTTGTTTAATAGAGTCGCATAGCTTCCAACTTTAACGGCTGATTCTAGTTTAAATTTTGCTGAAGAAACTTCCTCATGCCAGAAGAATAATAGATGTTTTTTTCATTTTGCATTTTGCACTTGTGACAATGTCTATTTGctagttgagagagagagagagagagagagagagggaaagttTTAATTTGCACCTAAAATCGAACCATTCAAATTCAAGCTTAAAATAGGTGTATGTATgatctccatctccatctccatcaCTGCCTTTGCAGAGTTTCTTTAACCATTCATTGCATATGTAGGAATGGTATAACCATGGTCtcaaatttccacaaaattgtctaAATTTCCGATTTTCGTCaccttcgaaatcgaaatggcggtcgatttccgtcttgcataatttccgtcgaaatctcaacaaatcatttgaaatttatcgaaatcttgaaattttagcaaaacttgtcgaaattttaactatatgatgaaatttcgtcagaattatgaaaattttgggagtgaagtgaaatttctatcttaatttattttattcattttattaaaacaaaaattattacaagtgcttttgaaattatatgaaaaaataaacttatagtaacattttatttaaccattcatgtctaaactatcattatttgtatactaaataatatttaaacgatttatgaattttatttgtattaattgaatatgtttaatgtacatcttacaaatatgtttgatgcacatactattttacaagtTTTCTACCTCCTACAagacatagatgtatttaatttgtaatatattagtctcaaaacttttattattatgtttgttagtcatttctaaagtttcacaaagaattccatacTTAATTactaatttttgttattttttcaaatcgaaatcgaaattgacatcgaaatcaaaatttccgtacttttggagtttcgaaatttgagtcgaaatcgaaatttaagaccttgggtaTAACATTGGTCTTTCTACCATTATGTGCTCTTCATTCATCCATTCTATTGTGCTAACCAAAGTGAGTAGGTGTCACAAGAAGTTACCTATTACAGAATTGTGTGCAACTTAGGactattttaaattttgaaaatttggttTCACCTTCCAAGAAGGGGAGCCTTGGCACAACAATAGAGTTATTGCTGTGTGACCTGGAGGTACGGGTTCGAGGTGTGCAAACAGCCTCTTGTAAAAATGTAAGGAAAGATTGCACACTATAGACTGATCTGCTCTTTTCTCAAACTCTGCATACATGAGAGCTTTGTGTACTGGGctgcctatttttttttttttttaatttcaccTTCCAACCATATGTGCTTTGTTGGTGCAATCcgtgttccttttttttttttttcagttctgCTTATTAGTCCATTGTATTCTTGAGCCACTATTGATGTTTTCTTGTAAATTACTTTAAAGGCTCTTGGAAGTTGTTCTGGAGTTCTTCAATATATGTTGATTTCGAATGGAATTATTTGTCCCACTTGCTGTATTTGCTTTAGTAGTCTTGAGTGCTAATTAGCATGGTTCTAATTAATATTGTTGAAAATTATTGGAAAAAATTTTGAGATACTCAACGAAATAGTTGTTGATGTTGAAATATCTTTTTATAATTATCCTTTTAGACATCATGACTCATAATTAGCAATATATTGACACATATTTAATGCCATTCAATAAAGTGGCATGTGTGTTCTTGCGATGGTGCATATTTTCAATTTCAATTACATTGGCTGATTCTACTGCTCTAAAACGTCAACCAGTCTATTgctgtaggtttttttttttcagcactGTTAAGATGTGGACATACTGTTTAGGTTCATCAACTAGAATCATCTTTGCTAATATTTTTAATCAGGTGAGATTGTCATTCTTAAAGCAGGTTATTGAAGCCGGttctttaatataattttatattttccctTTCTTATGGATTATTGAAGCCACCGTTCCAATGCTTTCCTTGGCTATAGACGAATGAATCTTCAGTACATGATCCTGACCATTACATACCCTGCATAGAAGCAAATTTGGATTTTCCCCCCCCCTATATTTTATTGAATCCCCCGCTCTGACTATAACATTCATACGAAACCTCTGCTCTAGCGTTAACTCCTTGTGGCTAATGAATTTGATAGCCAGGTTAGTTGTTTTATCTTTTTTGTTCCTTTCTTTTTATGAGCCACTCAAAATGGGTTTACTATTGCTGTAGTGCTGTACATTCTGTTTGTAGCCACCATCTAGGCACCTTTTGTATGAAATCATGCTATTAACTAAATGAATTCCATCATGGTTTTGATATAATGCATCTTTCAATTAGTACTCTTGGCAGAAGATAATTTAAGTAATAATGTAGGTGAATTCAAGATACATTGTAGCTTACTGCCAAATTTTAGCAGCATTGATGTTTTATTTTCATCTCAAGTTCGATTGAACCAAATGTCTACCCATCAAATCATGCAGGAGATGAATTTTGTGGAGGAACAGATTCAAACCTCAGATGCGCTTGTGGATATGAGTCAGGGGCATTGGGAAGGCTGCCCTCGATCTGAAATATACACCCCAGAAACATTAAACTTGATTGACAGATTTCAGCCTGATTTCTCTGCACCCTCTGGAGAGTCGCTTAGGCAGGTGGAATTCCGGGTGGTGCAGTTCTTGAATGGAACACTTCTGGGACTGCCCGACAAGTTGAGGGCTGATTTTCACCCACTTCACCAGAGCGCGAGTCAAGTGTTTTCGCACAACCCACATGCTCTTGCCAACTCAGTTCATGACCGAGATGGGACTTGTCTCCCACATCCCCACTGGGATTTGCTCCACCGAACCCGGCAAGGGCTTTCGAGGAAGAAGTCTGGTAAGAGCAGGCTGCAGTTTGTGACCACAACCGGAGATCATGAGGCTGAGGATGAGATCTCTCCTCGAGAAGTCAGCAACAGAAGCTCCCTTCATGAAATGAGCTCCAGAAGCTCCTCCTCTTGTGTTTCCTCTATTGGGGTTTTCACTCATTCGGTGCCAATTACGTGTCTCATCACAGGTCTCTTGGGCTGTAGCCCAGTAATGTCAAATAAGATTTGCATAGAAGATTCGTCGGTGACTGTATTACAACATGCATGGAAGACTGGGTGGCAAGTAAAGAGATTGAACGACACTGCACATCTTAGACTCCTATAGTCGGGAAAGACGAGGTCTTTAAGCATCGGCTGGAAATTGGCATCGACCCAACGTATCTATTGAATTTGTATGCTACAACAAGTCATGATTTTGCATATATAAGTGATACTTTCTACACCTTGTAAGTTGTAATTTTCCTTACATATATATTTGTCCAGACCCAGCTCTGAACAAGAAGGAAAGTACTGTGAGAGTTGGATCTCCATCTTGGGTAATTCTTTTGATAATTTGATTTGTAGTGTTCATTGAGATTGAGGGCTGTTATAGTGAGACTCATGTTATTTCCCAATTTGGGTTAACAATAAGttgttttgaaaatttatttacttgagtgaatttgaatttgtgtttcttttttctttctgaTTATTACAATTGAAAGGGAACTATTTGCCCTAGCTAGGCGTGCTTTATGTTCTGTCGAGATGGCTGGACTTTTTGGAGTTCACTGCAAAACACAATGACTCTATCTCTCCCTTGGAAACAATGCACTTACTTTTTTGTTAGTTTATTactaaagaaaatgaaaaaaaaatcatataataaATTAATGTGTAATTTTTCCTTAATTATACTTGCAAATAATctgtaatttttattaatttttaatcatatttgaaCCAATTTTAATTCTTGTTGATAttcaaaatagagaaaaatacgataaaaataaaattttctaacaaatattttattcaaagctCAAATAATCATATGTAGTAAGCACACTAGTTATcccttttttttatatatatattattaggaCAAAAGATACAAACCTTcatgagatttgacaaaaagacaataaactttcttgaggttttaaaatttcagggacttctcttgagatttgttaaaaaaacATAGatattttcttgtattttgtaaaaaaacaaatattttaaggagagttttgtgatatttttttgtgttatttttgacaaacctcagggGAGCTCCTAGAGATATTTGAAACTCTAGGGGAGGTCTCCGTCTTTTTTCCAAATTTCATTAGAGGTGAGCGTCTTTTGCCTATATTTTTCtactattttgtttttattttttttatttttcttttacgTAACAAACTATGTTCTTATTTGGTGTAATAATATCATAGCAATAACACGGTgtattataaaattatactttTAGATTGCGAGTTCGAACCCAAGCACGTAGGCTTTATACTCAAATTGAAAACCAATAAAAAATCACAAGTTACATGCCACAAAAAGGTCTCCTTAATTGTAAAAAAATGAAACATCATCATTCCTTACTTATAGGCCGATATCGATGTGCACTAAGGAGAtcttttgtaacgacctgctatttaacttggtttttttttttttaaatattttttatattataacatttataatgctctgataccaaactgaattaaacccaaccatcaacctaagcagtgagaaacGGAAATCAGATGAACAcaatcatatataattatatacaataccagagtgctaaaatgtttcccaaaatatacatatatgactgttttccaaaaataccctcaattggctaGGGCTATATAAAAAAAACtcctaaaatactcactctactgtcaggGCAAAACTGAAGCCCCTATATCTGCAAGcgtagtctgctcgcctacctggatcacctgaaaaatgttaaagtaataggatgAGTCAAcgtttagtaagacgaaatatgctattactagtgtatgacaaatgagttacaatactatgaaaatctattactatataatcatgtatcactgaatctgtaaatacaataccagtaatataaaccatcacctttttctTGTTGCTTaatatttctgtactttaggtttctactcaaaatacttctaatatatatatatatatatatatatatatatatatatgtatattttctatctttgtaaatctgtataaacatagtaataactgaaaacttccctgtgaataactgtgtgtcatgatttaacccctcatgacagggttgtgcggtccgaaggcgggatctaccctaactggccaaccaagaataaaccATTATACTCCATCAGtgt
This Malania oleifera isolate guangnan ecotype guangnan chromosome 11, ASM2987363v1, whole genome shotgun sequence DNA region includes the following protein-coding sequences:
- the LOC131167736 gene encoding uncharacterized protein LOC131167736 produces the protein MGSSQSVQVDEEEDEDEEEEEEEGDHNVDGTDIRRGLDNHSEKKVLEQEPEMLPCHASASPLSPQLSALGTPRLGPSIKVWDPYNVLAPPPPPPPPPRFSRSFSLDTLDDDRTVTEVFLISHGECEMSLRPDLVAGRCPETALTSNGKRQARALAVFLNSQGVRFNAVYSSPLDRARATAVSVCQEMNFVEEQIQTSDALVDMSQGHWEGCPRSEIYTPETLNLIDRFQPDFSAPSGESLRQVEFRVVQFLNGTLLGLPDKLRADFHPLHQSASQVFSHNPHALANSVHDRDGTCLPHPHWDLLHRTRQGLSRKKSGKSRLQFVTTTGDHEAEDEISPREVSNRSSLHEMSSRSSSSCVSSIGVFTHSVPITCLITGLLGCSPVMSNKICIEDSSVTVLQHAWKTGWQVKRLNDTAHLRLL